The sequence below is a genomic window from Candidatus Delongbacteria bacterium.
GCTCACCGTTTTCAACGAATACCCCTTCATAGATTGAACCAGCTACACTAACCTCGTGGTTAGTATTCCCACTGGTAATAGTTCTTTTATGTTAAAAGTCTGGTTTTAGAAGAAAAGAAGATTTTTCAACTCCTTTTCTTCTATTAAAAACAACACTCTCAAAAAGTATCTTGTACAGAAGTAGGCTTATTCTTTCAAAGCAAAGTAATAACTGAAGCCGGTTCAAATGCTAGTGGAAATAAATATTTTTTTTATTTATTTTTTATACAAATACGTATAAACTACGTATAACAAACAAAACTGAGGTAAGAGTGATGAAGCTGTTTTTTTACTGTATGATGATTTTATTTCTGTTTTCATGTTCTAAAAACAAAATAGAACAGAGTCCAGACGCAGAAATGATAAGTTTAAAAAAATATGATGTAGAGAAAGGTGCTGTTTCAATTGTTTCACCTGAATTAGGAGGACCTGGCTTTGAAGAGATATCTGAAGAATTGGGGTATATAACAAACAATGATTTTGAGTACGATGGAAGTGAAAAAGCTGTAAAAGGTGGTAGAATAAATTTGAGTACTTCGTCGTTCCCAGTTTCATATAGAATTTATGGCAAAAATGCTGGTGGTTACGGTTCATCGATATATGAATCATTACTATATCTTGACAGATATTATAACTATATACCGGGAATAGCATCACATTGGAAAATATCTGATGATAAAAAGAGTTTCTACTTTAGAATAAATCCTGATGCAAGATGGAGTGATGGATCAAGAATTACCACTGAAGATATTGTCTCAACTCATCATTTAGTTACTGATGAAGAGATTCTTGCCCCTTATACGAATCAGCTATTCAATGAGTTTCGACTTAGTAAGATCTCTGATTATATAGTAAAAGTTGAAACTGATAGTATATCTTTTAGGAGCTTTCTCAATTTTTCTACAGGTCTGTCAATTTTACCTGCTGAATATCTAAATAAAACTGATGCAAAAGGCTATCTTGAAAAGTACCAGTACAGAGAAATTCCTGGGTCTGGTCCATATACGATTGATCAGGAAAAGAGCATAAAAGGAAAAAGAATTGTTTTAAGAAAGAGATCGGATTATTGGGCTGAGAAAGAAAGAAGAAATATTGGAAGATATAATTTTTACGAAATTAACATGGATGTGGTTTTAGATAAATCCATGGTATTAGAGAAATTTAAAAAAGGTGATTTAGATTACTACTATATTGATGAAAGCCTCCACTGGGTAAAAACATTTGATCTAAAAAATCCAGGACCAGGATTAGAAGGTGTACTGGACAGGGGATTGATACAAAAAAGGAAAATTTATAATTTTTCTCCACACGGTAGAGATGGTATAGTTTTAAATATGAGAAAAAAACCATTTGACAATATTGATGTAAGAAAAGCTTTTGCCATGTTGTACAATAGAGATGCAATTATTGATAAGCTTGAGTTAAATGAAAAAGAGAAAATGAGTTCCCACTTTCCTGGTGGAGTATATGAATCGAAAAGTAATGAACCTGTAGAATATAATCCTGATTATGCAAATTTTTTACTTGATAAAGCTGGATGGAACTTCCGAACTGAAGAAGGTTTGAGAAAGAATGGAAATGGGGAAGTTTTCGAATTAGTAATGCATATTGACCCAAACAGGGAAAAATATTTCACTCTATATCAGGAAGATCTAAGAAATGCTGGAATAAAATTAAATCTTATACATGCAGACTGGCCGACAAGACAAAAATTGTTAGACGAAAGAAGATTTTCAATGAATCAGATAGGATATTGGGGAGAGCACGTTCCATCTCCAGATTACTATTTTCATTCCAAGTATGCAGATATTGATAATTCTAGTAATTTAAGTGGAATCAAAAACAATAGAATTGATGAACTGTGTGATAAATACGAAAAGTGTTTTGATCAGGCTCAAAGAGAAAGAATGATTCAGGAAATAGACAGTATTGCTTTCGAAACAGGTCATGTGATTTTTGGTTTTGATGGTAGATACACAGGCAGAATAGCATATTGGAATAAATTTGGTATGCCAGAAGGTGTATATAAATACAATAGCGAAGGAGGAATTATAGATATTTGGTGGATTGATAAGGATAAAGAAAATTTGTTATATAAAGCTGTAAATGATAAATCTATTTCGATGCCAATCGGATCGACAGAAGTAGATTATTATGGTTCTGGTTCGAGAAAATTTCGTTAGATGTCAGTGAATAAAAAAAGGAAGTAATAAAAACAACTTCCTTTTTTCGTACAAAGCTAAAAAGATTTGGTATGAAACTATCAGGAAATGGAATTTCATATAAAATCTACATCAATTTCTTATAAAATGAAGCTGAAATAGATTTTCGTTTTTCTTTTAATTTTAAACAAAAAAAGTTATTTTGACTCATGAATCAATAATTGGGAATCCTATGCGTATTATCCATACTTCAGACTGGCATATTGGTCATCTTTTTAATGGAAGAAAAAGATATGATGAATTCGAAAAATTTTTTAATTGGATGACAAACACAATAAATGAACTAAAAGTAGAAGTTTTAATTGTTTCAGGTGATATTTTTGATACAACATCACCTTCAAACAAAGCACAAGAGATGTATTACAATTTCTTAAAATCTTTAACAGATACATCATGTAAAATGATAGTGATTTCTGGTGGGAACCATGACTCTCCTACTTTTTTGGATGCTCCCAAAGAAGTTCTAAAACATTTGAATGTTTTTGTAAACGGTTCAATAACACAAAACATTGATGATCAGATTGTCAATTATAAATCAGAAGAATTGGAGTTAACTATTTGTAATGTACCATACTTACGTGATAGAGATTTGAGGAGTAATGAGTTTGGTGAATCTGATGATGAAAAAGGGCAAAAAATTGTCAAAGGAATAAAGAATCACTACCAATTAATTTATAATAGAGCTAAAGAATTATATCCTGAAAGTAAAATTTTTATGACTGGTCATCTATTTTGCCTTGGCGGAAAGATTCTTGAAGGTGATGGAGTAAGAGATATATATGTAGGTTCTATTGCAGGTTTTGACTCCTCAATTTTTCCTTCTGAAGCTGATTATATAGCTTTAGGGCATCTTCATTCTTCTCAAAAAGTTGGAGGAAATGAAAAAATCAGATATTCAGGCTCTCCTCTTCCCATGAATTTTTCCGAATCAAATATTAGAAAAAAGATACTGGTAATCGACATCAATCAAGAAATGACCATAGATGAGATCTCTGTTCCAATTTTTAAAGAAATCCATAGGTTAAGAGGAGATATAACTGAACTAATTTCAAGATTAGATAGTTTTGGTGAAAATGATTGCTTTGTAGAAGTTGAATATACTGGAGATGGATCAATTTCTGATTTGAGATTAGCATTAGATAAATTTTCTCTTGATGGAAAAATTGATATAGTAAAAATAATCAATAAAGCATTTATAAGTGATTTCAATAGCAATACCTTGGAGTTTGTTTCATTGGAAGATATTACTGAAGAAGAATTATTTTGCAGATATATTGATGAAACTGATATGAGCGAAGATAGAAAAGCTAAAATGAGAGTTTTATTTACAGATGTAGTGAAAGCTGTTAATGAAAATGATTTAAATGCAGAATAATTAGGATCCTATTTATGAAAATTTTAAAACTAATCATAGAAAATTTAAATTCAATTTATGGACGTTGGGAAATAGATTTCACTGACAAGCATTATCAGGAAAATAGTATATTTACGATTTCTGGACCTACTGGAAGTGGAAAATCTACAATACTGGATGGTATTTGTCTTGCACTTTATGGCAAAACTCCAAGATTGGATAAGATAAATGCTTCTTCAAATGAGATAATGTCCAGGCTAAGCAGTTTTTGCTCTGCTGAAGTTTTGTTTGAAACCTCATTTGGTAAATTTATAGCATCCTGGAGTCAAACTAGGAGTAGAAAAAAAAATGATGGAAATCTCCAGCTTCACAAACATGAACTTTCAAACGCAAGCACTGGTGAAATAATAGAATCTAAAGTAAGTAAAACATTTAAATGTGTGGAAGACGTTACTGGTATGGATTTTCACAGATTTACTAGAGCTATGTTGTTGGCACAAGGAAGTTTTTCTGTTTTTTTAAATGCCAATGCAGATGAAAGATCACCAATATTAGAACAAATTACCGGAACAGAGATCTACAGTACTATTTCTAAAAAAGTACACGAAATATATAGTATAAAAAAAAATGACTATAAACAATTAGAAATTGAATTACAAAATTATAGACTTCTTTCAGAAGAAGAGAGAGAAAATTACAATACAAACAAAGAGCTCATTGAAAAGGAAATTTTAGAAATCTCAAACAGGATTAAAAATAATTCAGTTTTTTTTGCTAAGATTCAAGAGAAAAAGAAGCTAAACTCCTCATTATTATTAGATTATCAAAAATTAGAGGAGATAGAAAATGAATGTACATTGTTTGAAAAAAATAAAGAAATTTTATCTTTTGCTGAAAGAGCAGAAAAAATAACTGGAGTTTACAACTCCCTTGAAAAAATAAAAATAAACATTGCTGAAAATGATGAAAAATACAAAATACTAATTGAATCCATTCCAGGACTTGAAAGCAATATTGGAGATAAAAATTCAATGTTAGCGTCACTTGAAGAAGAGACTTGTAATTTTAAACATGAAAAATCTGATTTATCAATTAAAATTAAAGAAACACGCATAATTGACCAAGAGATTAGTAATTTGCTTAATTCACTGAAGAGTAATGATAAAGAGATATCTGAACTTTCAAATTCAATTTCTCAGGTTAAAAAGGATCTTGAAAATTGTCTAGAGAATAAAAATAAAACAGAGAAAAAATTATCTGAAATTGAACTTTATCTAAATACAAATATTCTTGATGAAGAAATTAAAGGCTCACTTTCTGGTATCGAAGTTTCGATTTCTGAGCTTTTAAAGCTTAATAATAGAAAAAAAGATGTAGAGAAGGAGATTTTAAAGGAAAATGAAAAGGTAGATAATAATTTAGATAGATTAGATTTTCTAAATAAAAATTATTTTAAGAAATCAGAATTAGCTAATAATGAAAAATCAAAATATGATGAAATTAAAAAAGAGATTGAAATAATCGAATCTGAACATAACATGGGTGAATTGACTCAAAAAATAGAAACTGTAAAATCAATTATTAACATTTTCGAGGATTTTAATAAAGTAAGATCCACTATAGAGTTAAATGAACGACTAATTCACTCCATTGAGCTGAGTCTTGCAGAAGCAAATAATAATTTTGATATTGTTTCCAATAATTATGATAGGTCAGTAATTGAGCTAGATCTTAACGAAAAAAATTTAGATTTAATGACTCAAAAACAATTATTGGAAAAAAGAGTTTTAGATTTTGAACTTGAAAGAGCAAAATTGGTGAATAATCTACCTTGCCCACTTTGTGGATCGCTTGTTCATCCATTTACGGATGGTATTGAAATTGATTTGAACAGTACAAAAAATGAGATTGATCTTCTGCGAGAAACAATCAAAAGTAGCAAGGGAATTCAAAAAAAGCTCTTGTCTCAATTAAATGATTTCAAATCTGAAATAGTAAAATTTGAAAACAAAAAAGATGAACTTCTCAGAGTATTGGAAAAAGATAAGAAATATGTTAAAGATGTTTTAGAAGAGTTTAAACTTGAACTGCTTGAAGTTGAAAGTTTTTGTAATTCAAAGAAAAGTGAATTGGATATATTGAAAAAAATTGCAGATAATTATTTTTATCTAAATTCTGAAATTGTAAAAATATCTGAGAAAATTGGACTTTTTGATAAAGACTTAAATTCTGAATTAATAAGTATTGAAAAAGTAAAAAATGAATTAGATAATTCGCAGTCTAGTATAAATGAAAAAAATAAACTTTTAATGACTTTATCAGAACAGATAAAAACTGCTGGAGATGAGCTAAGTTTATCATTGAGCAAGTTTAACCTCAAAATTCCACAAAATCTTGACTTTCGACCTCTGATTGAGGATCTGAAATCCAGAGAAAACTTATATTCTTTCAATTACAAAACATTTCTATCGAAAAAAGAAGAACTAAATGATCTTATGAAATTAGAGAGTGTATTCAATGAAAAAGTGAATATTTTTTCTCAAGATTATTCAAAATTAGAGTTAAATAAACATAATTTAGAAAATACTATTTCTAAAAAACGCGGAGAAAGAAATTATTTATTTGGAAATAAAAATTGTGACTTGGTCGAGAATGAGCTAATTGTAAAAGAGAAAAAATATAATGATAGTATCGAATTAATTAAAAATGAGATAACAAAACTTATTATACAAAAGGAAAAAACAGAAACTCTAATTAACAGCATTTCAGAACAAATTATTGCTATGAAAAATTCTTTACATAGTGAAGAAACACTTTTTATCGAAAAATTAAAAGAGCAGAATTTTAGTAATAAAGAACATTATTTAAGATCCACTCGGACAGTCGAAGAAATAACAAATTTAAAGAATAGATCTTTAGAATTGGATGAGAAAAAACTTACAATTACAAATCTGATTGAAGATAAAAATAACAAACTTTTGGAATTGAATGAGATTGATATTACCGCAGAAATTGAAACAAATGAAAAAATAGCATTGGATGAAAACAAATATTCAGAGAATAAGGAGAATCTAGGTCGGATTAAGCATATATTGGATGAAGATAGTCGAATAAGAAAAGATAATGACCTGAAGATGAAAATTTTTAACTCCATGGGAAAAGATCTAGATGATTGGGAAGCGCTTCACGATTTGATAGGCTCAGCAGATGGTAAAAAATTCAGGAATATTGCTCAGGGAATTACATTTGAACAGATGGTTATAATCGCCAATCAGCAATTAAGAAAGATTACTGATAGATATATACTGGTGAGATCTAAAATCGAACCACTGGATCTCAATGTTATAGACAATTACCAGGCTGGAGTTGTTAGATCAACAAAAAATCTTTCTGGTGGGGAGAGTTTTTTAATTAGTTTATCATTAGCTTTGGGTTTGTCATATATGTCTGGTAAAAAATCTAGTGTTGACACCCTATTTTTAGATGAAGGTTTCGGTACTTTGGATGAAGATACTCTTGAAATTGCACTATCTGCTTTAAATTCTATCGGTCAGAACGGTAAATTAGTAGGTATAATTTCACATGTTCCAATTTTAAAAGAAAGAATAAGTACAACAATTAATGTGATTCCTAAAAATTTGGGGAAAAGTCTTTTGGAAGGACCTGGTGTAAGAGCAAATTAATTTTTATGAGGATATTTTTTAATCATTTATGAACTATAAAGGGCGAAAAATCGCCCATTATATCATTTTAACATGTTTTTAAAGTCATTCCCACTTGGATTTTGAAACACTTTGAGATCAAATTCTGGAATAATGGCTAAAAGATGATCAAATATATCAGATTGGATCTCCTCATATTGTATCCATCTGTTATCATTTGAAAAAACATACACTTCTAAAGGCACTCCTTCACTTGAAGGCTGTAATTGTCTTATCAAAAATGTTTTCTCTTTATCAATTTTTTGATGATTCTTCAAATATTCGCTGATATATGCTCTGAACGTACCAATATTTGTCAATGTACGCCTTTGACTTAAATCATCATCATTATATTTTTTATTATATTCATCCAACTCTTTTTGCTTATTAACAAAATAGTCTTTCAATAATCCCAGCTTCTGTAGTTTTTTATAGTCATCAGAATTTAAAAATTTTATAGTGCTCATATCTATATTAATGGCTCTTTTTATTCTTCTTACACCAGAATCAGACATACCTCGCCAATTTGTAAATGACCCGTCTATCAATTTATAGGTTGGTATTGTAACAATTGTTTTATCGAAATTTTGAACTTTAATCGTATGAAGAGCTATCTCTATTACGTCACCATCAGCTCCACATGAAGGCATGGTTATCCAATCACCAACTTTTACAATATTGGTAAACACAATCTGAAGTGAAGCTACAAAAGAAAGAATCGTATCTTTAAAAATTAACATCACAATTGCCGTCATTGCACCAATTCCTGAGAGGAGGACAAGTGGAGATTTCCCCATGAGTATTGCGATACTCATTATAATACCCAATAAAATCAGTATCATATTAATGATCTGAATAATTCCCTTTATAGATCTACCTTCTGCATATCTAGAATTATCATACAACTCATTAACAGCTTTTAGAAAAGAACTTAAGGATAGGATCAGCACGATACATATATAAACTAAAGAGAACTTTGATAATACCATGCTGAACTCAGGAATAAGATAACTGAGTAAATATATTATACTACCTGGTACAATTTTTATAAGATTGTCAAAAACATTATTACTCAGTAAAACATCGTCCCACCGATTTTTACTTTTTTCAACTACTTTTTTGATTATTCTGTAAACAATTTTTTTAGCTATATAATTGGATATCCAGGCAAGAATTAAAATTAAAATTGTTTTTGCAAACATGGATGCAATCGGATAAGCTTCATCAAAACCGATTAAATAATCCCAAATTATATTTTCCATCTATTTATCCTCCAAAGATTTAATAATAGCTTCTGCGTTTTTATTATTTGGATCTAATTCCAAAGATTTCTTGTAATTTAATAGAGCATTAAACTCATCACCTGAGGCTAAAAAAGCTTCACCTAAGGAATCATAAACATTCCCTTGATTAGGATACTCAATCACGTTTAGCATGAAAATTTCCAAAGCTACTTTATAATCTTTGATATTTAGAAAAAAGTAACCTGCATTATTTATTTCTGCTTCTGAAACTTTATATTTATCAGTTTGATTTTTTATTTCTTTGTAAAAAAAATCTGTTAAATTATTGCCACCATTTTTCAAAAAATCAATGAATGCATCAGAAAGCATTATTTTTGGATTACTTACACTCATCAACTCAACCTCAAAAATCAAATCAGAGTTCGATGGTATCAAATCTTTAATTTCTCTTTCTCCATAAGCTAAGTTTGAAGGAATTATTAATGTGAATTTATCTCCAACATTCATGAGTAAAATCCCTTCATCCCATCCCTTTATAACTTGTCCTTTTCCAATAATAAAGGATAAAGGGTCTTTACCAACTGAGGAATCAAAAACTGTTCCATCCTTTAATTTCCCTGTATAGTGAACTTCGACTTCTTTGCCGTTATCTGCATGAACTCCATTTCCTTTTTTATTGATAATATACTTCAATCCTGAAGCAGTGAAAAGTGTATCATTTACTGCAAATAAGTTTTCAATCGTGAAAAAATTAACAAAAATTGTTAAAAGTATAACCAATTTCATATTTCAACCTCTCTAACTTGATTATTTTATGTACGAAAAGTAAAATAATAAACGATAAAATCAAAGGATTTTGACTGAAAATAAAAAAAAGAAATAGTAAAATAAAGAACTTGAAATATAGTAATTTTCATATATATTACAATCGTTAACTTGGGAACAGCAGGGTGAAGAATATTATTGTTTTGATCACATACATCAAAAACCAATTTGAAAATAGTTGTTTTATAGCTAATTTTCAGATATACCCAGTTCTTTTTGATACATTAAAAAGTTATAATAAATCAAGGATTTCTTATGCTTAAGTTACTTATTCTCTCAACTGGTGCATTTACAATACTGTTCATAGGTATGGGAATCAAACTTTTTTTTCAGAGTAAATATAAGCATGTTTGCTCATGCAATTTTGATCCGGATAATAAAAAAAGCAGTAGTTGTTGTAGCACAAACTCAAAATCAAAAACCACCAGAGTAGAGTTAAAAAATTTCACAACTAAATAATTCATATAAATCTATAAGGAAAGTTCTATGAAACATGTCAGGTTAAAAAAGGGCTATGACATTAGGCTTGATGGAGATGTTTCCACCAAAATGGAAAAAGATCTAAAAATTCCTGATTTAATAGCAGTAAAACCGATAGACTTTACCGAGCTGAAAGAGAAAATGCTTGTTTCAGAAGGTGAAAGTGTAAAAATCGGAACCCCTCTTTTTTATGCCAAACAGAATGAAAGGATTAAGTTTGTTTCAACTGTAAGTGGTATAGTTAAAGAGATTAGACGTGGTGAAAGAAGAAAAGTAACTGCAGTCATCGTTGAAAACAACAAAAAGTGTGAAAGAGAAGAGATTACAATTGATGAAACTAGTAGAGAAAATATAGTTGAATCACTATGCTCTTCAGGTCTTTTTCCATTATTCAGACAGCGACCATTTCACAAAATTGCCAATCCAGATGATCTACCGCGAGATATATTTATTTCCGGATTTGATACTGCTCCATTAGCTACAGATCAAGCTTTTCTAATTCATGAAAACAGAACTGCTTTTCAATATGGGATAAACATTCTGAAAAAGTTAACTAATGGTAAAATATATTTCGGAATCAATGATTCCACTCCTAGTGACATTACAGGTGTAGAAAATGTAAAGTTCACTGGGCCACATCCATCAGGCAATGTTGGAGTTCAGATTCATCATATTTCACCTATTAAAGGAAGAAAAGATCTGGTTTGGACGATAAATGTTTCTGGTGTGATAAAAATTGGATTACTTTTCTCAGAAAAGAAAATTCCAACTGTACAGATTGTTAAAGTAGCTGGAACTGCTAGTCAGAATTCAGGATATTTCAAGATAATTTGTGGCTCGATTCTAAATACATTTTGTTCGGCAAATACCAATTCTGCTAGATTTATCTCTGGAAATCCTCTTACCGGTACCAATGAAGGATTTGAAGGTTTCCTAGGGTTCTACGATGATTTAGTTTCAATACTTCCAGAACCAAAAGACGCTTCATTCTTAGGATGGATTTCTCCTGGATTTGGGAAGGAAACAAAATCCAGAACATTGATGACCGGTTTTTTAGGAAAAAGCAGTAAATTTGATATTCCAACAGCTATAAACGGAGGACAAAGAGCCTTCATAGCAAGTGGAATCTATGAAGATGTTTTACCAATGGATATTCTTCCTGTATATTTGATGAAAAGTATTCTTGCTGAAGATGTTGAAGAAATGGAAGCACTGGGAATCTATGAAGTTGCTGAAGAAGATATCGCTTTGTGTGAATTCATATGCCCATCAAAAATTGAATGGCAAGAAATACTAAGAAATGGTCTTATCTATATGGAAAAAGAAGCATAATTTAAATTGGAAAGAACAATATGAAGTTTTTACATAATATGCTGGAGAAGGTGAAGCATGATTTTGAAAAGGGTGGTAAATATGAAAAATTTTATCCCCTATTTGAAATGACAGAAACTTTCCTTTTCTTACAGCCAAATCCGACTAAAAAAGGTTCTCACATCAGAGATGCTGTGGATTCGAAGCGATTTATGACAATGGTAATAATTGCACTTTTCCCAGCAATGATTTTTGGTATGTATAATATTGGATATCAACATTTTCAATCCTTGGGTGAACAAGGTTCTTTGATTTCAAATTTCCTTATTGGGGCAAGATATTTATTACCTCTATATATTGTAACCTTTGCAGTTGGAGGTTTCTGGGAAATGCTTTTTAGTGTTATCAGAAAACATGAGATAAATGAAGGTTTATTAGTGACTGGGTTTTTAGTTCCACTTATTGTGCCACCAACACTACCTTTATGGCAACTAGCTATTGCAATATCGTTTGGTATCGTGATGGCTAAAGAGGTTTTTGGAGGAACAGGAATGAACATTTTCAATCCTGCACTAATGACAAGAGCTTTTCTTTTCTTCGCTTATCCAAAACAGATTTCTGGTGATAGCGTTTGGACTGTTTTTGGAGATAAAGTTGTAGATGCCTATACTTCTGCCACTCCTTTAGCCGTAGCAGTTCAATCAAGCACAAGTGGAAATGTTGTTGTTGATTCCTTACATCAAAATGGTTACACATTATCAAATATGTTCATGGGCTTTATTCCAGGAAGTATTGGTGAAGTTTCCACTGCTGCTATAATTTTTGGAGCTTTCTTCCTAATTCTTACTGGTGTAGGAAGTTGGAGAATTATTTTGTCGGTATTTGTAGGCGGATACCTGATGGGACTTCTATTCAATATAACATCACCGGATGCAGCATCTATGTTTGCCATTCCTTCGCACTATCATCTGGTAATGGGCGGGTTTGCTTTTGGAGCAGTTTTCATGGCAACTGATCCTGTGACTGCTGCACAAACTAATACAGGAAAGATAATCTATGGTCTATTGGTTGGTGCTCTAGCCATCTTGATCAGATCACTAAATCCGGCATATCCTGAAGGTATGATGCTTGCTATTCTACTTATGAACGCTTTTGCTCCGTTTATCGATTATTTTGTAGTAGAAAAAAACAAGAAAAGGAGATTGAGTTATGCTAAATAAAGAAAACAATCTCTATACTTTGGGTTTTGCAGGTCTTATAACTATTTGCTGTGCAATACTACTTTCATATGCTTCATTTAGTCTGAAAGATAAACAAGCTAAAAATCTTGAAATTGAAGCAAAGAAAAACGTTTTAAAAGCTGTTGCCCTTGTTAAAGAAGATCAAAAAATATCTGGGGAAGAGATAATTGATCTATATGAAAAATCTATTGAAGAAAAATATGTGGATAAAAATGGTAATTTTACTGATGATGGAAATCAGATTTTTATCGCCAAACAAAATGGAGAAATAACTTCATATTGTATACCAGTAGTTGGCAAGGGTTTATGGTCTACAATTTATGGCTATCTGGCACTTGAAAAAGATGTAAACACTGTAAAGGGTATTACTTTCTACAAGCATGGTGAAACTCCGGGTCTTGGTGGAGAGATAGAGGCCTCGTGGTTTACTTCAAACTTTGTAGGCAAGAAAATATATGATGCAAATGATAAGCTAGTTTCTATTTCAGTTGTTAAAGGACAAGTTGATAATTCATTGGCATCAGCGAACAATCAGGTTGACGGAATTAGTGGGGCAACCCTTACATGTAAGGGAGTTGATAAATTTTTACACGAAGACGTAAAATCTTATGAACCTTTTTTTAACAATATCAGAGGAGGTAAATAATGGATCTGAAACTTGTCAAAGAACCTCTGATAAAGAGCAACCCAATTCTGGTTCAGGTTTTAGGTATCTGTTCAGCTCTTGCTGTTACAACTCAATTAAAACTTGCAATTGTTATGGGAATAGCAGTTACTTTTGTTACTGCATTTTCAAACCTTTTTACATCACTTATCAGGAATTATATTCCTAATAAAATCAGAATAATTGTTGAAATGTCTATTATTGCTACATTTGTAATACTAGTGGATGAGTTCTTAAAGGCTTATGCTTTTGATATCTCAAAACAACTTTCTGTTTTTGTTGGTTTAATTATTACAAATTGTATTGTTTTGGGTAGATTGGAAGCCTACGCCATGGGCAATAAAGCCTTTCCTTCATTTATGGACGGCATTGGAAATGGTTTTGGTTATGGTTTAATACTGATTATTGTTGGAGCAGTAAGAGAAGTAACTGGTTCTGGTAAACTTTTTGGAGTTTCTATCATCCCAGATTCATTTTATGCAATTGGTTATGAAAACAATGGAATCATGATTCTTGCTCCAGGAGTTTTCTTTCTACTTGCTATACTTGTCTGGATACACAGAACTATAACAGGAACACATGAAAGTAAATAATTAGACAGGAAAAATTATGGAATATATAAATTTAGCTATA
It includes:
- a CDS encoding exonuclease SbcCD subunit D C-terminal domain-containing protein, with product MRIIHTSDWHIGHLFNGRKRYDEFEKFFNWMTNTINELKVEVLIVSGDIFDTTSPSNKAQEMYYNFLKSLTDTSCKMIVISGGNHDSPTFLDAPKEVLKHLNVFVNGSITQNIDDQIVNYKSEELELTICNVPYLRDRDLRSNEFGESDDEKGQKIVKGIKNHYQLIYNRAKELYPESKIFMTGHLFCLGGKILEGDGVRDIYVGSIAGFDSSIFPSEADYIALGHLHSSQKVGGNEKIRYSGSPLPMNFSESNIRKKILVIDINQEMTIDEISVPIFKEIHRLRGDITELISRLDSFGENDCFVEVEYTGDGSISDLRLALDKFSLDGKIDIVKIINKAFISDFNSNTLEFVSLEDITEEELFCRYIDETDMSEDRKAKMRVLFTDVVKAVNENDLNAE
- a CDS encoding mechanosensitive ion channel, translated to MENIIWDYLIGFDEAYPIASMFAKTILILILAWISNYIAKKIVYRIIKKVVEKSKNRWDDVLLSNNVFDNLIKIVPGSIIYLLSYLIPEFSMVLSKFSLVYICIVLILSLSSFLKAVNELYDNSRYAEGRSIKGIIQIINMILILLGIIMSIAILMGKSPLVLLSGIGAMTAIVMLIFKDTILSFVASLQIVFTNIVKVGDWITMPSCGADGDVIEIALHTIKVQNFDKTIVTIPTYKLIDGSFTNWRGMSDSGVRRIKRAINIDMSTIKFLNSDDYKKLQKLGLLKDYFVNKQKELDEYNKKYNDDDLSQRRTLTNIGTFRAYISEYLKNHQKIDKEKTFLIRQLQPSSEGVPLEVYVFSNDNRWIQYEEIQSDIFDHLLAIIPEFDLKVFQNPSGNDFKNMLK
- a CDS encoding FKBP-type peptidyl-prolyl cis-trans isomerase, translated to MKLVILLTIFVNFFTIENLFAVNDTLFTASGLKYIINKKGNGVHADNGKEVEVHYTGKLKDGTVFDSSVGKDPLSFIIGKGQVIKGWDEGILLMNVGDKFTLIIPSNLAYGEREIKDLIPSNSDLIFEVELMSVSNPKIMLSDAFIDFLKNGGNNLTDFFYKEIKNQTDKYKVSEAEINNAGYFFLNIKDYKVALEIFMLNVIEYPNQGNVYDSLGEAFLASGDEFNALLNYKKSLELDPNNKNAEAIIKSLEDK
- a CDS encoding Na(+)-translocating NADH-quinone reductase subunit A, which encodes MKHVRLKKGYDIRLDGDVSTKMEKDLKIPDLIAVKPIDFTELKEKMLVSEGESVKIGTPLFYAKQNERIKFVSTVSGIVKEIRRGERRKVTAVIVENNKKCEREEITIDETSRENIVESLCSSGLFPLFRQRPFHKIANPDDLPRDIFISGFDTAPLATDQAFLIHENRTAFQYGINILKKLTNGKIYFGINDSTPSDITGVENVKFTGPHPSGNVGVQIHHISPIKGRKDLVWTINVSGVIKIGLLFSEKKIPTVQIVKVAGTASQNSGYFKIICGSILNTFCSANTNSARFISGNPLTGTNEGFEGFLGFYDDLVSILPEPKDASFLGWISPGFGKETKSRTLMTGFLGKSSKFDIPTAINGGQRAFIASGIYEDVLPMDILPVYLMKSILAEDVEEMEALGIYEVAEEDIALCEFICPSKIEWQEILRNGLIYMEKEA
- a CDS encoding NADH:ubiquinone reductase (Na(+)-transporting) subunit B; protein product: MKFLHNMLEKVKHDFEKGGKYEKFYPLFEMTETFLFLQPNPTKKGSHIRDAVDSKRFMTMVIIALFPAMIFGMYNIGYQHFQSLGEQGSLISNFLIGARYLLPLYIVTFAVGGFWEMLFSVIRKHEINEGLLVTGFLVPLIVPPTLPLWQLAIAISFGIVMAKEVFGGTGMNIFNPALMTRAFLFFAYPKQISGDSVWTVFGDKVVDAYTSATPLAVAVQSSTSGNVVVDSLHQNGYTLSNMFMGFIPGSIGEVSTAAIIFGAFFLILTGVGSWRIILSVFVGGYLMGLLFNITSPDAASMFAIPSHYHLVMGGFAFGAVFMATDPVTAAQTNTGKIIYGLLVGALAILIRSLNPAYPEGMMLAILLMNAFAPFIDYFVVEKNKKRRLSYAK